From one Babesia bovis T2Bo chromosome 3, whole genome shotgun sequence genomic stretch:
- a CDS encoding Ribosomal_L7Ae superfamily, whose translation MVKKTKSKGLDSMNHKLQLVMKSGKVCLGFKSTKAALRNGKALLVIISNNCPPIRRSELEHYAMLAKCNVHMFAGDNNELGTVCGKYFRVGSMAVLDAGDSDILRGYD comes from the exons ATGGTGAAGAAGACAAAGTCTAAGGGTCTTGATAGCATGAACCACAAGCTTCAGCTTGTGATGAAGTCTGGTAAGGTGTGCTTGGGTTTCAAGTCTACCAAGGCAGCTCTTCGTAACGGCAAAG CTCTTTTGGTTATCATTAGCAACAACTGCCCTCCTATTCGCAGGTCTGAATTGGAGCATTATGCCATGTTGGCCAAGTGCAACGTACACATGTTTGCTGGAGACAACAATGAGCTTGGTACTGTATGCGGAAAGTACTTCCGTGTAGGTTCTATGGCTGTATTGGATGCTGGTGACTCTGACATTCTTCGTGGATATGACTAG